The following are encoded together in the Notolabrus celidotus isolate fNotCel1 chromosome 9, fNotCel1.pri, whole genome shotgun sequence genome:
- the LOC117818967 gene encoding arrestin domain-containing protein 3-like — MTIKNFSIEYDAINSRNIFTNGDTMNGRIIVEVSKETKVQALTFIGMGKAVVCWSEHYGQYHHHVYRSSEKYYEVKHHILREARQDGTDVIGKGRHVFPFAFTIPDRKIPSTFKASIGKIVHKVKAELKQSMKLTKKAKSHFTFVSKADMDTPGLMEPQYSCKDKSVKAFGSGSVSMDVHTKHMGYMQGKAIKVVAEINNRSSRSVKPKFTLYEKRSFFAQGRRRVNTNEILKDKIEAIASSGKETVTKVIPVPRELPPSILNCSIIKLEYRLKIHLDIKCASDPEIKLPIVVLPASEASTVKQPPPSAGFGFEAYPNPAPWGMTPQQIPPRSMDPPPPYGAAAMYPPFTTDGQYKNAL; from the exons atgacCATCAAAAATTTTTCGATTGAATATGACGCGATCAACAGCAGGAACATCTTTACAAATGGAGATACCATGAATGGAAGAATCATCGTGGAGGTCTCTAAGGAAACTAAAGTTCAGGCGCTTACTTTCATAGGAATGGGAAAAGCTGTGGTGTGCTGGAGTGAACATTATGGACAGTATCATCATCATGTGTACAGGTCTAGTGAGAAATACTATGAAGTCAAACATCACATCTTAAGAGAGGCAAGACAAGATG GCACTGATGTTATCGGGAAAGGAAGACATGTCTTTCCCTTTGCCTTCACAATTCCTGACAG AAAAATCCCCTCAACATTCAAAGCCTCCATTGGAAAAATTGTTCACAAAGTCAAGGCAGAGCTGAAACAGTCAATGAAGCTGACAAAAAAGGCCAAATCACACTTCACATTTGTGTCCAAAGCAGACATGGACACACCAGGACTGATG GAACCTCAGTACAGTTGCAAGGATAAATCTGTGAAAGCTTTTGGCTCTGGAAGCGTTTCAATGGATGTTCACACCAAGCACATGGGATACATGCAAG GAAAGGCTATTAAGGTCGTGGCTGAAATCAACAACCGCTCATCTCGTTCAGTGAAGCCCAAATTCACACTGTATGAGAAGAGGAGCTTCTTTGCACAGGGTCGCAGGAGAGTTAACACAAATGAGATCCTTAAGGACAAGATCGAGGCCATTGCTTCGTCTGGCAAAGAGACTGTGACCAAGGTGATCCCAGTCCCTAGGGAACTACCTCCCTCCATCCTGAACTGCTCCATCATCAAGCTGGAGTACAGACTGAAG ATCCATCTGGATATCAAATGTGCTTCAGACCCAGAGATCAAACTCCCAATAGTTGTCCTCCCTGCCTCTGAAGCTTCTACTGTGAAACAACCACCTCCTTCTGCTGGTTTTGGATTTGAAGCTTACCCAAACCCAGCACCCTGGGGCATGACACCACAACAAATACCACCAAGATCTATGGATCCCCCACCTCCATATGGAGCTGCAGCAATGTACCCCCCTTTCACTACTGATGGACAATATAAGAATGCACTCTAA